In a single window of the Labeo rohita strain BAU-BD-2019 chromosome 23, IGBB_LRoh.1.0, whole genome shotgun sequence genome:
- the sst7 gene encoding cortistatin: MQLLSSLVSLLLVLYSVRAAAVLPVEERNPAQSRELSKERKELILKLISGLLDGVDNSVLAGEIAPVPLDVEEPLESRLEERAVYNRLSQLPQRDRKAPCKNFFWKTFTSC; this comes from the exons ATGCAGCTTTTGTCCAGCCTAGTGTCTCTTTTGCTGGTGCTGTATAGTGTCAGAGCAGCAGCTGTGCTTCCAGTGGAGGAGAGGAACCCGGCACAAAGTAGG GAGCTGAGCAAAGAGCGCAAGGAGCTGATCCTGAAGCTGATCTCTGGGCTGTTGGACGGAGTAGACAACAGCGTGCTGGCTGGGGAGATAGCGCCTGTCCCCTTGGATGTGGAGGAGCCTCTGGAGTCCCGTCTGGAAGAACGGGCCGTCTACAACCGGTTATCACAGCTGCCACAGCGCGACCGCAAAGCCCCCTGCAAAAACTTCTTCTGGAAGACCTTCACATCGTGTTAA
- the srm gene encoding spermidine synthase, giving the protein MDNIKDGWFTETCTLWPGQAMSLQVEEVLYHKKSKFQDVMVFKSKTYGNVLVLDGVIQCTERDEFSYQEMIANLPLCCHPCPKKVLIIGGGDGGVLREVVKHPLVESVVQCEIDEDVINVSKKYLPGMAKGFFSPKLTLHVGDGFEFMKKNQDAFDVIITDSSDPVGPAESLFKESYYQLMKTALCEGGILCCQGECQWLHLELIKEMRTFCKTLFPVVDYAYCTIPTYPSGQIGFMLCSKNPKTNFREPERELPRDEIESMNLKYYNPEIHRAAFILPEFARKVLSEA; this is encoded by the exons ATGGACAACATTAAAGACGGGTGGTTCACCGAAACATGCACATTATGGCCTGGTCAAGCGATGAGTCTTCAAGTGGAGGAAGTGTTGTATCATAAAAAATCTAAGTTCCAGGatgtaatggtttttaaaag TAAAACTTATGGAAATGTGCTGGTTTTGGATGGGGTCATCCAATGCACAGAACGAGATGAATTTTCTTATCAAGAAATGATTGCCAATCTACCTCTCTGCTGCCACCCTTGCCCAAAGAAG GTTCTCATCATTGGTGGAGGAGACGGTGGTGTCCTGAGGGAGGTTGTCAAGCATCCGCTGGTGGAGTCTGTTGTTCAGTGTGAAATTGATGAG GATGTAATAAATGTCTCCAAGAAGTACCTCCCTGGAATGGCAAAAGGCTTCTTCAGCCCCAAACTTACTCTGCATGTAGGTGATGGCTTTGAGTTCATGAAAAAGAATCAGGATGCTTTTGACGTCATCATCACAGACTCCTCAGACCCTGTCG GTCCGGCTGAAAGCTTGTTTAAAGAGTCGTACTATCAGCTGATGAAAACAGCACTTTGCGAAGGAGGAATTCTCTGTTGTCAAG GAGAGTGTCAGTGGCTGCATTTGGAGCTAATCAAGGAAATGCGGACCTTCTGTAAGACCCTCTTTCCTGTAGTAGACTATGCTTACTGCACCATTCCAACATATCCAAGTGGACAAATTGGCTTCATGCTTTGCAGTAAAAATCCG AAAACAAATTTCCGTGAGCCAGAACGAGAACTACCAAGAGATGAGATCGAGAGCATGAACCTCAAATATTACAATCCTGAAATCCACCGTGCTGCATTCATCCTCCCAGAATTTGCCAGAAAG GTACTAAGCGAAGCATAA